The region tgtatatagggatctacaagagagagaatagatctatacatctagtgcctggtcgatgttttgctcgtgcgtgtgctagtgaaagcaggtgctggagcggttcggtatatggggtcggtatatcgagtcggtttagggcgttcggtagagagggtatttggtgtaggcgtctgtatatagggatctacaagagagagaatagatctatacagctattgcctagtcgatgtttttgggcgttttggtgtaggcgtctgtatacagggatctattataacctaacaataatagacctatacagctattgcctagtcgatgttttgctcgtgcgtgtgctagtgaaagcaggtgctagagcggttcggtatatggggtcggtatatcgagtcggtttagggcgttcggtggagagggcgtttttggtgtaggcgtctgtatatagggatctacaagagagagaatagatctatacagctattgcctggtcgatgttttgctcgtgcgtgtgctagtgaaagcaggtgctagagcggttcggtatatggggtcggtatatcgagtcggtttagggcgttcggtggagagggcgtttttggtgtaggcgtctgtatatagggatctacaagagagataatagatctatacatctagtgcctggtcggtgttttgctcgtgcgtgtgctggtgacagcaggtgctggagcggttcggtatatggggtcggtatatcgagttggtttagggcgttcgggtataggtagcatctagatatataggcctattactttgcagcaatagagatatatacctaaggaagagccgttgctctgtcggtttcgtagagggtgccttcgatcgaacatctaaaatcagttggcgcacgggccatttgcagagatttctctcaactaaggccaggtaacaactctgtcaaagttgcagcggccagcgcgcccgccacaacgcctgcacgcaaaagcagacgttggaaactgattctaggaaggcatttcaatggaattgagatgaaaaaagggtaatccaggacctttttgtcatctcgaaaagttggtgttcgatgAGATAGCGTCGATAGTGCGTGGGGAAATACCCAGGATCTCGCTGATCTGGCTCGTTGATTTGCCCACAAAGCGGGACTTTAAAGTAACAATTATAGCACGTGTGAATGAGTCTGTGTGAGAACGAGGAGCCATTACTAGTATAACTAACCTTTGAGAAACACCAAAGAAAGCGAAGATACTGCTATCTTCAGCTTCAAAAACTCTGACTGTGCCAAGAAATATCGGGCCGATAGATCTACCGCGCTAGCAATaacttttgaaaggcacctcCGTAGATCGAACTGTACTGTCATAAAGTTGGGGTAGATTACGAATAGATACAAGCATTAAAGTTTGTCGTCTAACGTCCATAGTTGTCAACAAGCCGGCCAAGCCGGCCTGGCTCGTGAGCTTGGCTTGACCGGCTTGTTAGCTATAAATTAGGTGGCTTGGCTTGAAAAGCTTGAGGCTTGAGTCTTGGCATTAGTTTCTTTTAGTGTTGAGTTTCAGCTATCGCTCTCGTCGTCCCATGTGCTCACGTCGTACAAAACGTCCATCTCTGCGTCAGATATCGTTGCCTTTATagctacctcatcgtcgccTAGGCCAGCTTTTCGCCACCGTCGTACGCACTGTATAGCCGCCAAAAGCTAAGGTTGTATAGCCCGCCGGCGAGGTTCTAATAGATCGCTAAGCTCACTAAACATGCGTTCACACTTGCAGCTCGACGCTAGGATAGAGAGTACGTCAAGCGTAAGCTTGCTAAGGCATAGGTAGCGGTCGCGTAGCGCTACCTAGTATTGTATAGGGTTTCTTGCGTAATCTGAACCCTTCTCCGAGCACGACTCGCTCCTCTTCTACTTATCGTACTTATCCTCCGCTGCGTCATCGTTAGCTAACGTGCACGGACAGCTCATGCCCGGAGACACCTCGTGCCCCGCCGAACACCATATCCACCACTTCAAAAGTGAGGATATTGAGCCACGTACAATAGCTATTATCATGAGATTCTGTAGAGAGGCTGTAATTAGATGCTTGtgatcaacttgtactatctatatttttgtgggaggttgacgttgcggccacgtgatgtgacTTTGGCTGGAGTAGCAGATAGCTCATCTCCAGCTTGAACACCAGCGTGAGCAGCGCCagcgcgtttttgacgcttgttaCTTGGTGAGAGTACTCGTGAGGCTTTAcgcttgcgttgttgagcttgttggatagtttttttctggtgttgagcttcaactttgcgcgcgcgttcagctgctttctcagctcaCTCAACCTCCCTCATCTCTTTGAGCCTCTGCCTCTCaacacgcttctcctcgagctcaacttgacgctgcagtcgagcctcctcgcgctgcttcttggcccgtgctttttggagtttctcctccgtctcatctcgctcccgtactgcttctctaactcgagcctcacgcaacttgcgaggagaccagaagacagcGCTACCGTGATATTCCTGGCactgttgaaggtcaagagctttgcccttcatcctgtgcttctttttgtgttgaagagcctcccTTAAGCCCTCACTCTTatgctttaaaagctcatTCTGAACAGAGAGATGGTGGACGCTTGAacgcagctttcttgcctcatactgatggctatcagTGACAGCAGCTCGAACTAATCGATCTATCTTTCTCCAATgatgatcagagagccctgatgatgagcttctctcagcctctggcgtgctagcaaatctacggaggataacgttggcatctatcggccagatcccagtagcttcgaaggccttcaatatgaggctctccgtgaaggaggatattattattattatta is a window of Pyrenophora tritici-repentis strain M4 chromosome 2, whole genome shotgun sequence DNA encoding:
- a CDS encoding Trichoplein multi-domain protein, which encodes MKGKALDLQQCQEYHGSAVFWSPRKLREARVREAVRERDETEEKLQKARAKKQREEARLQRQVELEEKRVERQRLKEMREVD